The following are from one region of the Dromaius novaehollandiae isolate bDroNov1 chromosome 26, bDroNov1.hap1, whole genome shotgun sequence genome:
- the LRRTM4 gene encoding leucine-rich repeat transmembrane neuronal protein 4 isoform X2, producing the protein MGFHLIKQLRGMSVVLVLLPMVLFVMLAGAQRACPKNCRCDGKIVYCESHAFRDIPQNISGGSQGLSLRYNSIQKLKSNQFAGLNQLIWLYLDHNYISSVDEDAFQGIRRLKELILSSNKITHLHNKTFHPVPNLRNLDLSYNKLQVLQSEQFKGLRKLLILHLRSNSLKTVPIRVFQDCRNLDFLDLGYNRLRSLSRNAFAGLLKLTELHLEHNQFSKINFAHFPRLFNLRSIYLQWNRIRSISQGLTWTWSSLHNLDLSGNDITGIEPGTFQCLPNLQKLNLDSNKLTNISQETINTWISLISITLSGNMWECTRSICPLFTWLKNFKGNKESTMICAGPKHMQGEKVSDAVETYNICAEIQVVVTERSYQAPKTAQRPVFIPKPTISKLESNQPTSVMPTTFADLPTPGVEPEYEHVSFHKIIAGSVALFLSVAMILLVIYVSWKRYPASMKQLQQHSLMKRRRKKARESERQMNSPLQEYYVDYKPTNSETMDVSVNGSGPCTYTISGSRECEQYLGFLFLDKVLLWKIPYRYLTT; encoded by the exons GTTTCCATTTGATTAAACAGCTGAGAGGTATGAGTGTGGTGTTAGTGCTACTTCCTATGGTGCTGTTTGTTATGCTTGCGGGGGCTCAGCGAGCTTGCCCCAAGAACTGCAGATGCGATGGCAAGATTGTGTACTGCGAATCTCATGCATTCAGAGACATCCCTCAGAATATTTCTGGAGGGTCCCAAGGCTTATCGTTAAGGTACAACAGCATTCAGAAGCTTAAATCGAATCAGTTTGCGGGCCTGAATCAGCTCATATGGCTTTATCTTGACCATAATTACATCAGCTCTGTGGATGAGGATGCATTTCAGGGGATCCGCAGGCTGAAGGAATTAATTCTAAGCTCCAACAAAATTACGCATCTGCACAACAAAACATTTCACCCAGTCCCCAACCTCCGTAATCTGGACCTCTCTTACAACAAGTTGCAGGTGTTGCAGTCTGAGCAGTTTAAGGGCCTTCGTAAACTCTTGATCTTGCATTTGCGGTCCAACTCACTGAAAACAGTGCCAATCCGAGTTTTCCAAGATTGCCGAAACCTTGATTTTTTGGATTTGGGCTACAACCGCCTGCGGAGCTTATCTCGCAATGCTTTTGCTGGCCTTTTGAAGTTGACGGAGCTCCATTTGGAGCACAACCAGTTTTCTAAGATCAATTTTGCCCACTTTCCACGCCTCTTCAACCTTCGCTCCATTTATTTGCAGTGGAATAGGATCCGGTCTATTAGCCAAGGGTTAACATGGACTTGGAGTTCCTTGCACAACTTGGATTTATCAGGAAATGACATCACAGGGATAGAGCCCGGGACGTTCCAGTGCCTCCCCAACCTGCAGAAGCTGAACCTGGATTCCAACAAACTCACCAACATCTCTCAGGAGACCATCAATACATGGATCTCACTCATCTCCATCACTCTGTCTGGAAATATGTGGGAATGTACTCGAAGCATTTGCCCACTGTTTACTTGGCTTAAGAATTTCAAGGGAAATAAAGAAAGCACTATGATATGTGCAGGCCCTAAACATATGCAGGGTGAAAAGGTGAGTGATGCTGTGGAAACATACAATATCTGTGCTGAAATCCAGGTGGTGGTTACTGAGAGATCATATCAGGCACCTAAAACTGCCCAGAGACCTGTCTTTATTCCTAAACCAACCATTTCCAAACTGGAAAGCAATCAACCAACGTCTGTTATGCCAACCACTTTTGCAGACCTCCCAACACCTGGAGTGGAACCAGAGTATGAGCATGTTTCCTTTCACAAAATAATTGCTGGGAGCGTGGCCCTCTTTCTTTCTGTGGCCATGATTTTGTTGGTTATCTACGTGTCATGGAAGCGTTATCCAGCCAGCATGAAACAGCTCCAGCAGCACTCTCTCATGAAGAGGCGAAGGAAAAAGGCCAGAGAGTCTGAAAGGCAAATGAACTCCCCTTTACAGGAGTATTATGTGGACTACAAGCCAACAAACTCTGAGACCATGGATGTATCAGTTAATGGATCCGGGCCCTGCACATATACCATCTCTGGCTCCAGGGAATGTGAG CAGTACTTGGGATTCCTATTCCTGGACAAGGTCCTGCTTTGGAAGATACCTTATAG